The following are from one region of the Cytobacillus firmus genome:
- a CDS encoding amidase domain-containing protein: MRDQLHELLKKRVQQCVSHSRSSIHTCPKIEKKKESLSGRSGEIVKAQAAGKVISVGIEKEDVTPVEYRVHFKYLIKQKGIIYMEEEIEERTADFYKGVFVEDREKNPFKDSKKEEASLDREFEEEERYEYEYDRMKAVQYAEKWWNTYNPAYKKFEVDCTNYISQCLHAGGGPMRGYPNRGKGWWMRTGNWSYSWTVANSMRWYLPSSNLGLRAEEVSSPDQLLIGDVICYDFQGDGRFDHTTIVTGKDASGMPLVNAHTYNSRMRYWAYEDSTAYTPNIKYKFLTITDDQ, encoded by the coding sequence GTGAGGGACCAGCTTCATGAACTGTTAAAGAAAAGAGTGCAGCAGTGCGTTTCCCATTCAAGAAGTTCAATTCATACATGCCCTAAGATTGAAAAAAAGAAAGAATCTCTTTCCGGCCGCTCCGGTGAGATTGTGAAAGCACAGGCAGCCGGAAAAGTGATCAGTGTCGGCATAGAGAAGGAAGATGTGACTCCGGTTGAATATAGAGTTCACTTCAAATATTTAATTAAACAAAAAGGCATAATTTATATGGAGGAAGAGATTGAAGAGCGGACAGCCGACTTCTATAAAGGAGTATTTGTTGAAGACCGGGAGAAAAATCCTTTTAAAGATAGTAAAAAAGAAGAAGCGTCTTTAGACCGGGAATTTGAAGAGGAAGAAAGGTATGAGTATGAATATGACCGCATGAAGGCTGTACAGTATGCAGAAAAATGGTGGAACACTTATAATCCGGCCTATAAGAAATTTGAGGTGGATTGCACCAATTATATTTCCCAGTGCCTTCATGCAGGCGGCGGCCCGATGAGGGGATACCCCAACCGCGGAAAAGGCTGGTGGATGAGAACCGGGAATTGGAGCTACAGCTGGACAGTAGCGAATTCAATGCGGTGGTATCTGCCCAGTTCAAATTTAGGATTGAGGGCCGAGGAAGTCTCCAGTCCGGATCAGCTCTTAATAGGAGATGTCATTTGCTATGATTTCCAGGGAGACGGGCGCTTTGACCATACAACGATCGTAACGGGCAAAGATGCATCAGGAATGCCCCTCGTCAATGCCCACACCTATAACAGCCGAATGCGCTATTGGGCTTATGAAGATTCAACAGCTTATACACCAAATATTAAATATAAATTTTTGACAATTACTGATGACCAGTAA